The Edaphobacter sp. 12200R-103 genome contains a region encoding:
- a CDS encoding deoxyhypusine synthase, whose translation MPTKKELLAQPIQHIDIKQHNVVALVDAMQSMAFSSRDTARAASIYEMMLRDTECGVILCLAGSLISAGLQKVIVDLIRNNMIDAIVSTGANIVDQDFFEALGFNHYIAGDEYKYGHEDGLLRELMIDRIYDTFIDEEELRICDETTHQITNSLELRPHSSREFIREMGAYLSKNGKTPQAGGRDSIVLAAYEKNVPIFCPAFSDCSAGFGLVAHQHERQGKPSVSIDSAKDFYELTQLKIANPTTGLLMVGGGVPKNFAQDIVVAADILGVDASMHKYAIQITVADSRDGALSGSTLKEASSWGKVDTTYEQMVYSEATMALPLIAGYAFHKQAAAARKGKKWAAILDRVEVSA comes from the coding sequence AAGCAGCACAACGTGGTCGCTCTGGTCGATGCCATGCAATCGATGGCCTTCAGCTCACGCGACACCGCCCGCGCCGCCTCCATCTACGAGATGATGCTTCGCGACACCGAATGCGGTGTCATCCTGTGCCTCGCTGGCTCGCTGATCTCCGCTGGCCTGCAGAAGGTCATCGTCGACCTCATCCGCAACAACATGATTGACGCCATCGTCTCTACCGGCGCCAACATCGTCGATCAGGACTTCTTCGAGGCACTCGGCTTCAACCACTACATCGCCGGCGACGAGTACAAGTACGGCCACGAGGACGGCCTGCTTCGCGAGCTGATGATCGATCGCATCTACGACACCTTCATCGACGAGGAAGAACTGCGGATCTGCGATGAGACAACGCACCAGATCACCAACTCGCTCGAACTCCGACCCCACAGCTCGCGCGAGTTTATCCGCGAGATGGGAGCCTACCTGTCCAAGAACGGCAAGACCCCTCAGGCTGGCGGGCGCGATTCCATCGTGCTGGCAGCCTATGAGAAGAACGTGCCGATCTTCTGCCCAGCCTTCTCGGACTGCTCAGCGGGCTTCGGTTTGGTGGCCCACCAGCATGAGCGTCAGGGCAAGCCCTCGGTTTCTATCGATTCGGCCAAGGACTTCTACGAGTTGACCCAACTTAAAATCGCCAACCCGACCACGGGCCTCCTGATGGTAGGCGGCGGCGTTCCCAAGAACTTTGCGCAGGACATCGTAGTTGCTGCGGATATCCTTGGCGTGGACGCCTCCATGCACAAATACGCTATCCAGATCACCGTGGCCGACTCCCGCGATGGCGCCCTCTCCGGCTCCACCCTCAAAGAAGCCTCCAGTTGGGGTAAGGTCGATACCACCTACGAGCAGATGGTCTACTCGGAGGCGACCATGGCGCTTCCGCTCATCGCTGGTTACGCCTTCCACAAGCAGGCTGCTGCCGCCCGTAAGGGCAAGAAGTGGGCGGCAATTCTTGACCGGGTTGAAGTAAGCGCCTAG